In the Fusarium oxysporum f. sp. lycopersici 4287 chromosome 9, whole genome shotgun sequence genome, one interval contains:
- a CDS encoding sterol carrier protein 2 produces the protein MPEKKKSPVYVLGVGMTKFIKPRGKVDYTELGFEAGIKALLDAQINYDDVDQGVACYCYGDSTCGQRVFYQFGMTQIPIYNVNNNCSTGSTGLNMARTLVEHGAADCVMVVGFEKMAAGSLQSNFKDRENPIGTTGKMMAETRGVTNAPGAAQMFGNAGREYMEKYGATAEDFAEIARINHAHSPKNPYSQFQQVYTKEQVLQSPMIHEPLTKLQCCPTSDGGAAAIIVSEAFLNARPHLREQAVEIAGQHLATDAPSLFSESSIDLMGYEMTQRAMKEATQQAGISPRDCQVVELHDCFSANEMITIDALGLCDKGKAHELVRAGDITYGGKYVIKPSGGLISKGHPLGATGIAQCAELVWHLRGWANNRATPNTRYCLQHNLGLGGAAVVTVYKRADGGVAQAVNSTMVGNRNKLGYNPAVEAKGFTQEQVDLVRSKKNRSEWALQDVEKKVEARF, from the exons CGTCTACGTCCTTGGCGTGGGCATGACCAAATTCATCAAACCCCGTGGCAAAGTCGACTATACTGAACTCGGTTTCGAAGCCGGCATCAAAGCTCTTCTCGATGCCCAAATCAACTACGATGATGTTGACCAAGGCGTTGCATGCTACTGCTACGGCGACAGCACATGCGGCCAGCGCGTCTTCTACCAATTCGGCATGACCCAAATTCCCATCTACAACGTCAACAACAACTGCTCAACAGGCAGCACTGGCCTTAACATGGCTAGAACCCTCGTTGAGCATGGCGCTGCTGACTGTGTCATGGTCGTGGGCTTCGAGAAGATGGCCGCGGGCAGTTTGCAGAGTAACTTCAAGGATAGAGAGAATCCTATCGGTACTACAGGAAAGATGATGGCTGAGACGAGGGGTGTCACGAACGCTCCTGGGGCTGCTCAGATGTTTGGTAATGCTGGAAGAGAGTATATGGAGAA ATACGGAGCAACGGCTGAGGACTTTGCAGAGATAGCACGCATCAACCATGCTCACTCACCCAAGAACCCTTACTCTCAGTTCCAACAAGTCTACACCAAGGAACAAGTCCTCCAATCTCCCATGATTCATGAACCTCTCACCAAACTCCAATGCTGCCCAACTTCAGACGGCGGCGCAGCAGCCATTATTGTATCGGAAGCTTTCCTCAACGCTCGTCCTCATCTGCGAGAACAGGCCGTCGAGATCGCAGGTCAGCACCTCGCAACTGACGCACCAAGTCTCTTCTCCGAAAGCTCTATTGATCTGATGGGCTATGAGATGACGCAGCGTGCTATGAAGGAAGCTACTCAACAAGCTGGTATTTCACCTCGTGATTGTCAGGTTGTGGAGTTGCATGATTGTTTCAGTGCAAATGAGATGATCACTATTGACGCTCTGGGTCTTTGTGACAAGGGTAAAGCACATGAGCTCGTTCGTGCAGGAGATATCACCTACGGAGGAAAATACGTCATCAAACCTTCGGGTGGTCTTATTTCCAAGGGTCATCCCCTCGGCGCAACAGGTATCGCACAATGCGCTGAGTTAGTCTGGCATCTTCGAGGCTGGGCAAACAACCGTGCTACGCCCAACACACGATACTGCCTTCAGCACAACCTCGGCCTTGGAGGTGCAGCGGTGGTTACTGTTTACAAGAGAGCAGATGGAGGAGTTGCTCAGGCTGTGAACTCGACTATGGTTGGAAATAGGAACAAGTTGGGATACAATCCTGCTGTTGAGGCCAAGGGATTCACGCAGGAGCAGGTTGATTTGGTGAGGAGTAAGAAGAATAGGAGTGAGTGGGCGTTGcaggatgttgagaagaaggtcgaggCGAGGTTTTGA